The DNA region CGCGCAGGCCGACCGACACGCCTGCTCTGGCGGCGAGGCCTCCCGCCTCGTCATCGCGGTACAGCTCGGTGCGCACCGCGAAGCGCCGATGGAACTCCTCGGCCAAGGTGAGCACCGCCGTCATGGTCTCGGCATGGTCGAACCGTGTGCCGGACGGCAGGTACACGTAGAGACGGTCGGACACGAGCTCGATCTCGGCGCCGGAGCAGAGGTCCAGCACGCGGGCCATCAGATCCGGCGTGAAGATGTAGAGAGCGTCCTGCTGATAGCCCTCCGGCACGATGAGGCGGAACGTCTTCGCGAACTCGCCTTCCAGATCCATGCGCGCGGCGCCACGCCCGAGGCCGAGCGTGGGGACGATGCTGCGCTTCCGGTTGGCGAGCACGATGTGCGGGACGGATGCCGGCAGCGGCAGTTCGATGAAGGCGAAGGGGCGCTGGATCGTGGCGCGCTCCTGTCCGTGGGCGACAGAGTGATGCATGCCCAGCTCGAACGGCATCCGGTCGTCGTCGCAGGCGATGACCGCACGTTCGCGTCCGTGCGCGACCCGCGTGAACGCGGCCCCGGGACGGCGGGTGCGCTCGAGGGTGTCGGCGTACGCCCATCCGTTCGCCCAGGCGAAGGCGGCGACCTTCACCCGGCGACTCAGGCCGACCGCCCACCAGACGAAGCCGACGGCGGCGAGCACGGTGTACCCGATCACGAACACCCCGAGGATCGGGGCGACCGTGAGGATGTCGCTGCGGCCGAGGAACCAGAGCCCGGTGAGCATCGCGGCGGCGAACAGCAGCACGACCACCAGGATCACCAGGAACCGCCGATGCGGCGGAATCCCGCAGATGCGTTCGTAGTTGAGGATGTCGCGGAGTCCTGCGCTTCGTCGCAGCGGGTCCAGGTCTACGGTCACAGGCTCCATGACAGCGTCGCCCACGGGCCGTTGCGCTTCTCGGACGCTGCGGCCTGGAAATCGGACCAGCCGTCGCCGAACTTCTCGAACGACTTCTCATCGACGTTGCCGTCCGTCCAGTGCATGACACGTCCCACGATGTAGCTCAGGCCGAAGTCGGCCCATGATTCGAACGCCGGGCGCCCTTCGACGTTGATGCGGTGGATGATCGCGCGCGCCTCAGCCACGTCGCCGTGTCCGAGCGCGACACCCCAGGTCGTCATGGCCACGGCCTGACCCAGGCCGTAGCCATCGAGGGTCTTCACGAAGAGCCCGGGGGTGACGATGTCCTTGCCCACGCGCTTGCGCACCTCGGTCTCGGCGTACTCGATCGAGGTGACGAAAGCGCGTGCATCGCGCTTGTCGCCGCCTTCCTGCACGATGGCGGCGAGCCATTCCTTGGCCTTCGGCGTGCGACCGAGGCGCTGGGCGAGTTCGGTGCGCACGGCGAGGTACAGCATCCATACCTCGCGACGGCGGCGGACGGTGCTCAGGCGCTCGATGTTGGCGAGCCATTCGTCTCGTGTGTGCACGCCCCACTGGTCGACGAGGACCTTCTTCTCGCGGTCGTCGAGGAGCGAAGCGGTCGGATCGTTCCAGAAGCCCGAGGGCAGGTTCACGATCTGCAGGAAGCCGAGCGCGATCTCATCGGCCTCGACCCCGGTGGTGGGGTGCTCGGGCGAGGCCTTGACCTTGGCGGCCGGGAGGATCCAGATCACGAGGAAGAACAGCACGACGACCCCGACGATCGTCCACGCCCACCACTGGCTCACGAGCCATTCGAAGATCGAGGTGACGCTGTTGAAGTCGACGCTCGCGAAAGAGTGCATGGGTGCTCCTGGGAAGGGTGAATCCGTGTCGGTTCATAGATTGAACGAACATTCAGTGAGTAATCTATACGGCAGGGGGGCGATTTCGAAAGACGGACCGGCGGGGCTCAGGAGGTGGATGCCACGTGGCGCGCTCCGACGAGCAGAACCGGTTGGCCCGAGAGCGTGCCAGGGAGAACATCCTGCAGGCGGCGATCGAGACGTTCAGCGAACGGGGCGTCGCAGGGGCGAGCATCGCCGAGATCACGAAGCGTGCCGGCGTCGCCCAGGGGCTCGTGAACTATCACTTCGGTGGCAAGGAGCAACTCGTCGCCGCCGTGATCGATCGCTGGTTCGAGACCGTGCTCGGCTTCGCCCGCGTCGAGGGCACGCCCGACGAGATGCTCGCCGCGGTGATCGACGGTGCTCTCACGGCCACCGCCTATGCGATACCGCTGCAGCGCGCGGTGCTCGCGATGCAGCAGCAGCCGGCCACGCATCGACTCTTCGCGGAGTCGGAGGCCCGGCACGAGGCGGGCGCCACCGCGGCGGAGGACGCGGTCCGTGACCTCTTCCGCGCGCGGGGGGCCGAGGACCCGGCGCTCGAAGAGGTGATGCTGCGCAGCACGATCGAGGGTGTCTTCGTGAAATCCGCCGTCTTCGGCGATACGTATCCGCTCGAGGAGGCCCGCCGCTGGATGTTCCGACGGTACGGACTCCCCGAGCCCACGGCGTCCATCGCGCCACCGGCTCCCCTGCGTGACGGTGAGCCGCGGCCGCGGGCCACGGCGGCTCTGCGAGGGCGCGAGCAACTGCCGGGTGACTCCGCCTGAACGACGGACGAACGCGGGGCCCGGTCGCGAACGACCGGGCCCCGCTGATTCCGACGTGCTGACCGGTGTCAGTTCCCGTAGAGGGAGACGACTCCGGCGGTGTCGACGCTCGTCATCGACAGGTCGTCGGACGATCCGTTGCACTGCGGGTAGTGCATGATCGACGAGGAGTCGTACGGCGTCAGAGGACGCCAGTTGTTGTCCTCGAAGCAGGTGCCGGCCTCCGGGCGGGTGTGCTCGTGGCGGAAGCCGAGCACGTGGCCCAGTTCATGGCCGAGCACGTTCGTCGGGGTCCAGGACGAGCCGGGGGTCCAGATCGAGTCATCGATGAGGACGTTCTGCAGACGCGGTGCGGTGCTCGGGAAGAAGGCCCTGGCGATGTACTGCGTCGTCTGCACCGGCTCCACCGAGAACAGGACGGCGTTGTTGCGCGTCGTGCAGTTGGCATCGGCGCTGCTGTCGTAGATGAAGTCGATCTTCGAGGATGCGGCTTCCCAGAGGGCAGCACCGCTTTCCATCGCGTTCACGACGTCGGCGTGACGTGTACCGAAGGCGGTGCTGACGCAATAGGTGAGGTTCGCCACCTGCGCGTCGGACCACTTGTCGTCGATGCTGTTGACGGTGTTGACGATGAGACCGTTGGTCACGGGGTCGGCGCCGAGGAGCTGCTCGTAGAACGAACGCAGTTCGCCCTGGTTGGAGATCACCTCGTCTCCGTTGACGACGTAGGCACCGTCGACGTCTCGGTAAGTCGACGCCTCGAACTCCTGGAAGGTGGGGATGTCATCGGCGTCGGGTGCGGAATTCGCGGCAGCGGGGATGACCGTGCCGAGGCAGAGCGCAGCAGCCGCGGTAGCGGCGAACGCCAGTTTTCTCGTGAGTCGCAAAGTAGTAGTCCTTTTCGATCTGAACGATTCCGCGCGCCCCCTCGGCACGCGGCCCCCGGCGGAAAGGTGAGCAACTCTGCGCAGCCGATCCTGTCGAAGTGCGCTCACGGTAAGCATGGCTCTCACGCGATGGCAAGGCATCTCCCGGCACGTTCACAGATTTATGCACTCAGGTCAAAAATACCGAACGTCGTTCTGGTCGAAGGTGGTGTGCGTCCCGGCGAGACGTCGGGGGTCAGGCGTGGCCCATGCGGGCGAAAGCCCCCAGGACACTGCGCTCCGATGCGGTGAGGTAGCGCTCGAGTTCTTCCGCAGCGGCTTCGGGTCCCTGTTCCAGCAGAGCCGTGAGCACCGCGCGGTTTCGACGGACGTACGGCTCGTGCAGCGACCTCGGCTCGTCGATCTCGAGGAAGACGAGACGCAGCTCGGCGGCGACATCGCGGTAGGTGCGGGCGAGCCGTGCGCTGTCGGCGAGGGCGACGATCGCGTCGTGGAAGGCCATGTTCGCGCTGCCGATACGTCGCCAATCCTCGTGCGGCAGCTGCTCCTCGGCCTCGGCCAGGGCTTCGCGCATGAGCTGCACGGCGGGGTGCTCGGGCTCGGACTGGCGCAGTGCGGTGCATTCGATCACGCGGCGGGCCCGATAGATGTCGATCACGTCGGCGATGGTCGGTGACGCCACCGAGACCCCGCGGTGGGGGATGTGCTCGACGAGGCCCTGCTCGGCGAGCACACGGAAGGCTTCGCGAAGCGTGTTGCGCGAGACGTCGAACTGCTCGGCGAGGGCTGATTCCGAGAGTCGTGACCCCGGCGCGAAGTCGCCGTCGATGATGCGCTGACGGAGGACGTCGGCGAGCGGGCCCTGCTGGTTCATGCCTTCATCGTAGGCGGCGGAGCCGCGGCATCGTCTGCGGTCGCAGGAGGGAAATCACACGAAAGCAACCGTTCTGTAGCACGGCCGTAACACGATTGTTGAACAATCAATGCCTATCCGTTCTACACTGGGGGTCACCCGACACCCACCAACGACGATGGGAACCCCCCGCATGTCAGAGCAGACCACCGCCTCCCTCTCCCCGGAGGACGAAGCCCGCCTCTCGTCCGCCAAGAAGCGCGCGGGCCGTAGTGCCGTCATCGGCGCGATCTTCCTCATGGCCACCAGCGCCATCGGCCCCGGCTTCATCACGCAGACCGCCACGTTCACAGCGACGATGGGGGCCGCCTTCGCGTTCGCGATCCTCATCTCGATCCTCGTCGACATCGCGGTGCAGCTGAACGTCTGGCGCATGATCACCTCGTCCGGCAAGCGCGCCGGCGAACTCGCGAACAGCGCCATCCCCTTCTCCGGACACCTGATCGCCGTGCTCGTCGTGATCGGCGGGCTGGCCTTCAACATCGGGAACATCGCCGGTGGCGGACTGGGACTCAACGCCCTGCTCGGCATCGACCCCAAGCTCGGCGGCATGGTCACCGCGGCCCTCGCGATCATCATCTTCCTGGTGAAGAAGGCGGGCCCCGTGATGGACATCGTGCTGGTCGTGCTGGGAATCGCCATGATCGTCATGACCGTGGTCGTGGCCGTGATCGCCCAGCCGCCGATCGGCGAGGCGCTGCGCCAGACCTTCGTGCCCGACGAGCTGAACTTCGCCACCATCACCACCATCGTCGGCGGCACCGTCGGCGGATACATCACGTACTCCGGCGCCCACCGCTACCTCGACTCGGGACACACCGGACCGGAGCACGCCGGCCCCGTCATGCGTGCGGCGACCAACGGCATCCTCGTCACCGGCGTGATGCGCTACGTCCTGTTCCTCGCGATCCTCGGCGTCGTGGCCTCCGGCGTCACGCTCGACCTCTCCGGGCAGGGCGCGAACCCCGCGGGTCAGGCGTTCGGCGCGGTGCTCGGCGACGCCGGCCTCCGCATCTTCGGTGCGATCTTCTGGGCCGCGGCGATCAGCTCGGTCATCGGTGCGGCCTACACCTCCGCCACCTTCCTCTCCACCTTCACCACGAAGCTCAAGGGCGGGTGGCCGCTGCAGCTCGCGACCGTCGCGTTCATCGTGGTGTCGCTGGCGGTGTACCTCTCGATCGGTACCGCTCCTGCGGCGATCCTCGTGTTCGTCGGCGGCTTCAACGGCCTGATCCTGCCGATCGGACTCACGGTGTTCATGTACATCGGCTGGTTCCGTCGCGACCTGCTCGGCTCGAAGAAGTACCCGATGTGGCTGCTCGTCGCCGGTACGCTCGTGACGCTGCTCACCTGGTACATGGGTATCGTCTCGGTCGGCCCCATCTTCGCCTTCCTCGGAATCGGAGCGTGATCGCATGACATCGATCGACCTGAACTCGGACCTCGGCGAGAACGTCGCCGACCGGATCGTCAGCGACGACGCGAGCATGCTCCGCCTCGTCACGAGCGCGAACGTGTCGTGCGGTTTCCATGCCGGCAGCCCCGAGGGGATCCGCGAGACGCTCGCGGCTGCCGTGGCGGACGGCGTGGTGATCGGCGCGCACCCCGGTTACCGCGACTACGAGAACTTCGGACGCACGAAGGTCGACATCGACTCGGCCACGCTGCAGGCGCACGTCGAGTACCAGCTCGGTGCGCTCATCGGGCTCGCCTCCGCGGTGGGCGGCCGGGTCTCGTACGTCAAGCCGCACGGCGCTCTCTACAACACGATCGCCCGCGACGAGCGGCAGTCGAAGGACGTCGTGGCCGCGATCCGCGCGATCGACCCTGGCCTGGTGCTGCTCGGGCTCTCCGGAGGCGTCGTGCTCGACGTGGCCGAGCGGGCAGGGCTCGCCGTCGCCGCCGAGGCGTTCGCGGACCGCGCGTATCAGCCCGACGGGCAGCTCGTCTCGCGCACCGAGGAGGGCGCGGTGCTGCACGACCCGGCAGCGGTCGCCGAGCGCATGGTGCGCCTCGCCGCCGACGGCGTGATCCGTGCGATCGACGGCACCGATGTGCCCGTGGTCGCGCAGTCGATCTGCGTGCACGGCGACAGCCCCGGCTCGGTGGCCATGGCCGCAGAGACCAAGCGGATGCTGCAGGAGGCGGGAATCACGATCGCCCCGTTCGCGGGCGCCTGACATGACCGTTCTCGCCACCGCCGACCAACTCGCCGACGCACGCGCTGCTCGCGCCGCGATCCGGACCGGTCACGCCGAGCCGACCAGCGGAGTCGCGGTCGGGCTGACCCAGGCGAACCTCATCGCGGTACCGGCCGACTGGGCCTTCGAGACGCTGCTCTTCGCGCAGCGGAACCCGAAGCCGTGCCCGGTGCTCGAGGTGATCGAGCAGGGCGCGGTGGAGTCACGGCTCGCGCCCGGCAGCGACATCCGCACCGACATCGGCCGGTACCGCATCTGGCGCGAGGGGGAGCTGGTTGAGGAGGTCGGCGACGCGACCGCGGCCTGGGCGGAGCATCCCGACCTCGTGGCTTTCCTCATCGGATGCAGCTTCACCTTCGAATCCGGACTCGCACAGGCAGGGATCCCGATCCGCCATCAGGAGCTCGGCCGGAACGTGCCCATGTACCGCACCTCCGTGTCGTGCGCGCCCGCCGGACGACTGCGCGGAGAGATGGTCGTCTCGATGCGTCCGATCCCCGCGGCTCGCGTCGCGGATGCCGTGCAGATCTCCGGCCGCACTCCCGCGGTGCACGGTGCTCCGGTGCACATCGGCGACCCGGCATCGCTCGGCATCCACGACCTGGCGCATCCCGACTTCGGGGATGCTCCCGAGGTGCGCGACGGCGAAGTGCCCGTCTTCTGGGCCTGCGGTGTCACCCCGCAGGCCGCGATCATGGCCTCGAGGCCGCCGTTCGCGATCACGCACGCGCCCGGGTACATGTTCATCACCGATGTTCCGGATGCGGAGTACCTCGTCTGATGCGTATCCTCACGGCATCCGATCACGCTCTCCTCGTCGAGGCATCCGACCTCGACGAGGCGATGCGCCTGAACCTCGCGTGGGAGGGCGTGCCCGGCATCGTCGAGCGCATCCCCGGCGCCCGCACCGTGCTCGTGCGCTTCGATCCGGTCCGGGTCTCGGCCGCCGATCTTTCAGCGGTGCTGGCCGCGACCGAGATCGACACCGCGCATCCGCCGGGCACCGGCGAGGTCACCGTACCGGTGCGGTACGACGGCGAAGACCTCGACGAGGCGGCATCGCTGTTGGGCGTCTCGGCGGAGGAACTCGTCAACCGGCACCTCGCCGCGGACTGGCGGGTGGCGTTCTCCGGTTTCGCCCCCGGCTTCGGATACGTCGTGAGCAGCGATCCCCTGTTCGACGTGCCGCGCCGATCGTCGCCGCGCACACGCGTGCCCGCCGGCTCGGTCGCGCTCGCCGGGCAGTTCACCGGCGTCTACCCCCGGGAGAGCCCGGGGGGATGGCAGCTCATCGGACGCACGGATGCCGTGATGTGGGACATCGAGCGGAACCCGCCCGCGCTGCTGTCGCCCGGGACGGCGGTGCGGTTCGCGCAGGTGCGGGAGGCCGCTCGGCTGGAGGGCGGTCACCCGGGCCGAAACGGAGACGACCCGACGCACGCACCGCGCGTCGCGGCGCAACACTCCGCGACGGATGCGGATGGTCTGGGTTTCGGCGCGGGAGCTGCCGTCGAGGTGGTCCGCCCGTCGCTGCAGCTGCTCGTGCAGGACGCCGGGCGCCCGAGCTATGCGGCACTCGGCGTCTCGGCATCCGGGGCTGCGGACCGCCGGGCCATGCACGACGCGAACCGTGCCGTGGGCAATGCACGCGACGCCGCGGTGCTCGAGAGCGTCGGTGGAGCCGTCCTGCGATTCCGGGGAGCCGGCGTCGCCGCGGTCGCCGGCGCGATCGGCGCGCTCCGCCTGACCGAGGTCGGCGGCACCGTTCGTTCCGTGGCGCACGGTGAGCCCTTCGCCACCGTCGACGGCGACGAACTGACCCTCGGTCACCCCGAGCGCGGGCTGCGCTACGTCGTCGCCGTGCGAGGAGGCCTGGATGCGGTGCCCGCGCTGGGCAGCCGTGCGGCGGACACCCTCGCCGGGCTCGGCCCGGAAGCGCTCGTGGCGGGTGCCGTCGTCCCGGTGGGCGGCGCGGCGCCGCATCCCGTCGAGCCCGATGCGCTGCCGCGCGAGCTCCCTGCCGCGGGAGAGCTCGTCGACCTCGAGATCACGCTCGGCCCTCGGGACGACTGGTTCACGGGGCACGCGCTCGCGACCCTCACCGGACAGGAGTGGACCGTCACGCCGCGTTCGGATCGCGTCGGCATCAGGCTCCAGGGGGAGGTGCCCCTGGAGCGCGCGGTCGGTGGCGAACTGCCGAGCGAAGGTGCTGTCACGGGGGCCGTCCAGGTGCCGCCCGATGGGCAGCCCGTCCTGTTCCTGCCGGATCATCCGCTCACCGGGGGATACCCCATCATCGGCGCCCTCACGGACCGCAGCCTCGACCTCGCCGGTCAACTGGCTCCGGGAGTGCGTCTTCGTTTCACCGTCAAGGAGTCCTCATGACCACCGTGTCGACCGCGCCGACCACGCAGAGGGTCCTGATCGCCAACCGCGGGGAGATCGCGGTGCGCGTCGTCCGCGCCTGCGCCGAGGCCGGATACACCTCGGTCGCGGTCTATGCGGATCAGGATGCCGACGCCCTGCACGTGCGCCTGGCCGATGAGGCCGTGGGCCTGGGGGGAGCAACGGGGGCCGACACGTATCTTTCCGTCGAGGCGCTGCTCGCCGCCGCGCGCCGGGCGGACGCGACCGCCGTGCACCCCGGATACGGCTTCCTCTCGGAGAGCGCCGCATTCGCACGGGCCGTCGAGGAGGCGGGGCTGGTCTGGATCGGGCCGTCGCCCGAGAGCATCGACGCACTCGGCGACAAGATGACCGCTCGCCGTATCGCGCAGCGGGTCGGAGCGCCGCTCGCCGCCGGTACCGACCAGCCGCTGGCCGGGCCTGAGGAGGCGGTGGCGTTCGCCGAGGAGCACGGACTCCCCATCGCGATCAAGGCGGCGTTCGGCGGTGGCGGCCGCGGGCTCAAGGTGGTGCGCGAGCTGTCCGAGGTCGCGGCGGCTTTCGACGCGGCCACTCGCGAGGCGATCGCGGCATTCGGTCGCGGAGAGTGCTTCGTGGAGCGCTTCCTCGAGAGCCCGCGGCACATCGAGGTGCAGGTGCTCGGCGACGGGCGCGGCGGTGTCGTGGTGGTCGGCGACCGCGACTGCTCGATGCAGCGTCGGAACCAGAAGCTCATCGAGGAGGCGCCGGCTCCGGGACTCTCCGTCGAACAGCGGACGCGTTTCCACGACGCGGCACGGTCGATCTGCGGCGAGGTGGAGTACCGCGGGGCCGGCACCGTGGAGTTCCTGCTCGCGGCCGACGGCACCATCTCGTTCCTCGAGGTGAACACAAGGCTCCAGGTGGAGCATCCGGTCACCGAGGAGGTCACCGGAACCGACCTGGTGCGCGAGCAGTTCCGCATCGCGTTCGGGGAAGGTCCGTCCTTCGTCGAGACGCCGGCACCCATCGGGCACGCGTTCGAGTTCCGCATCAATGCCGAGGACCCCGGGCGGGGCTTCCTGCCGAGCCCCGGTCGTGTCGAGAGACTGCGGATCCCCGGCGGACCCGGCGTGCGCTGGGACAGTGGCATCGAAGAGGGCGACGTCGTGCAGCCGGCCTTCGACTCGATGATCGCCAAGCTGATCGTGCACGCCGAGTCCCGCGATGCGGCCATCGTGCGGGCGCGGCGGGCTCTGCGTGAGCTGACCGTCGAGGGG from Microbacterium sp. SY138 includes:
- a CDS encoding M57 family metalloprotease; amino-acid sequence: MRLTRKLAFAATAAAALCLGTVIPAAANSAPDADDIPTFQEFEASTYRDVDGAYVVNGDEVISNQGELRSFYEQLLGADPVTNGLIVNTVNSIDDKWSDAQVANLTYCVSTAFGTRHADVVNAMESGAALWEAASSKIDFIYDSSADANCTTRNNAVLFSVEPVQTTQYIARAFFPSTAPRLQNVLIDDSIWTPGSSWTPTNVLGHELGHVLGFRHEHTRPEAGTCFEDNNWRPLTPYDSSSIMHYPQCNGSSDDLSMTSVDTAGVVSLYGN
- a CDS encoding TetR family transcriptional regulator — protein: MARSDEQNRLARERARENILQAAIETFSERGVAGASIAEITKRAGVAQGLVNYHFGGKEQLVAAVIDRWFETVLGFARVEGTPDEMLAAVIDGALTATAYAIPLQRAVLAMQQQPATHRLFAESEARHEAGATAAEDAVRDLFRARGAEDPALEEVMLRSTIEGVFVKSAVFGDTYPLEEARRWMFRRYGLPEPTASIAPPAPLRDGEPRPRATAALRGREQLPGDSA
- a CDS encoding putative hydro-lyase, which gives rise to MTVLATADQLADARAARAAIRTGHAEPTSGVAVGLTQANLIAVPADWAFETLLFAQRNPKPCPVLEVIEQGAVESRLAPGSDIRTDIGRYRIWREGELVEEVGDATAAWAEHPDLVAFLIGCSFTFESGLAQAGIPIRHQELGRNVPMYRTSVSCAPAGRLRGEMVVSMRPIPAARVADAVQISGRTPAVHGAPVHIGDPASLGIHDLAHPDFGDAPEVRDGEVPVFWACGVTPQAAIMASRPPFAITHAPGYMFITDVPDAEYLV
- a CDS encoding GntR family transcriptional regulator; the encoded protein is MNQQGPLADVLRQRIIDGDFAPGSRLSESALAEQFDVSRNTLREAFRVLAEQGLVEHIPHRGVSVASPTIADVIDIYRARRVIECTALRQSEPEHPAVQLMREALAEAEEQLPHEDWRRIGSANMAFHDAIVALADSARLARTYRDVAAELRLVFLEIDEPRSLHEPYVRRNRAVLTALLEQGPEAAAEELERYLTASERSVLGAFARMGHA
- a CDS encoding 5-oxoprolinase subunit PxpA — protein: MTSIDLNSDLGENVADRIVSDDASMLRLVTSANVSCGFHAGSPEGIRETLAAAVADGVVIGAHPGYRDYENFGRTKVDIDSATLQAHVEYQLGALIGLASAVGGRVSYVKPHGALYNTIARDERQSKDVVAAIRAIDPGLVLLGLSGGVVLDVAERAGLAVAAEAFADRAYQPDGQLVSRTEEGAVLHDPAAVAERMVRLAADGVIRAIDGTDVPVVAQSICVHGDSPGSVAMAAETKRMLQEAGITIAPFAGA
- a CDS encoding DUF1266 domain-containing protein; the protein is MHSFASVDFNSVTSIFEWLVSQWWAWTIVGVVVLFFLVIWILPAAKVKASPEHPTTGVEADEIALGFLQIVNLPSGFWNDPTASLLDDREKKVLVDQWGVHTRDEWLANIERLSTVRRRREVWMLYLAVRTELAQRLGRTPKAKEWLAAIVQEGGDKRDARAFVTSIEYAETEVRKRVGKDIVTPGLFVKTLDGYGLGQAVAMTTWGVALGHGDVAEARAIIHRINVEGRPAFESWADFGLSYIVGRVMHWTDGNVDEKSFEKFGDGWSDFQAAASEKRNGPWATLSWSL
- a CDS encoding urea amidolyase family protein: MRILTASDHALLVEASDLDEAMRLNLAWEGVPGIVERIPGARTVLVRFDPVRVSAADLSAVLAATEIDTAHPPGTGEVTVPVRYDGEDLDEAASLLGVSAEELVNRHLAADWRVAFSGFAPGFGYVVSSDPLFDVPRRSSPRTRVPAGSVALAGQFTGVYPRESPGGWQLIGRTDAVMWDIERNPPALLSPGTAVRFAQVREAARLEGGHPGRNGDDPTHAPRVAAQHSATDADGLGFGAGAAVEVVRPSLQLLVQDAGRPSYAALGVSASGAADRRAMHDANRAVGNARDAAVLESVGGAVLRFRGAGVAAVAGAIGALRLTEVGGTVRSVAHGEPFATVDGDELTLGHPERGLRYVVAVRGGLDAVPALGSRAADTLAGLGPEALVAGAVVPVGGAAPHPVEPDALPRELPAAGELVDLEITLGPRDDWFTGHALATLTGQEWTVTPRSDRVGIRLQGEVPLERAVGGELPSEGAVTGAVQVPPDGQPVLFLPDHPLTGGYPIIGALTDRSLDLAGQLAPGVRLRFTVKESS
- a CDS encoding biotin carboxylase N-terminal domain-containing protein — translated: MTTVSTAPTTQRVLIANRGEIAVRVVRACAEAGYTSVAVYADQDADALHVRLADEAVGLGGATGADTYLSVEALLAAARRADATAVHPGYGFLSESAAFARAVEEAGLVWIGPSPESIDALGDKMTARRIAQRVGAPLAAGTDQPLAGPEEAVAFAEEHGLPIAIKAAFGGGGRGLKVVRELSEVAAAFDAATREAIAAFGRGECFVERFLESPRHIEVQVLGDGRGGVVVVGDRDCSMQRRNQKLIEEAPAPGLSVEQRTRFHDAARSICGEVEYRGAGTVEFLLAADGTISFLEVNTRLQVEHPVTEEVTGTDLVREQFRIAFGEGPSFVETPAPIGHAFEFRINAEDPGRGFLPSPGRVERLRIPGGPGVRWDSGIEEGDVVQPAFDSMIAKLIVHAESRDAAIVRARRALRELTVEGPATVIPFDVMALDEEAFGTATFAVHTQWIESSLLPKLETQSRPAAVSDSALQRFPVEIDGRRVMLGLPAGLLSGLGRPAAPAPAAPTSDPTELRAPVPGTLVRWLVDDGTEVAEGEPVAVLDAMKMETTVTAHRSGSLSQRVELSAMVAADGVLAVID
- a CDS encoding NRAMP family divalent metal transporter, with translation MSEQTTASLSPEDEARLSSAKKRAGRSAVIGAIFLMATSAIGPGFITQTATFTATMGAAFAFAILISILVDIAVQLNVWRMITSSGKRAGELANSAIPFSGHLIAVLVVIGGLAFNIGNIAGGGLGLNALLGIDPKLGGMVTAALAIIIFLVKKAGPVMDIVLVVLGIAMIVMTVVVAVIAQPPIGEALRQTFVPDELNFATITTIVGGTVGGYITYSGAHRYLDSGHTGPEHAGPVMRAATNGILVTGVMRYVLFLAILGVVASGVTLDLSGQGANPAGQAFGAVLGDAGLRIFGAIFWAAAISSVIGAAYTSATFLSTFTTKLKGGWPLQLATVAFIVVSLAVYLSIGTAPAAILVFVGGFNGLILPIGLTVFMYIGWFRRDLLGSKKYPMWLLVAGTLVTLLTWYMGIVSVGPIFAFLGIGA